Proteins encoded in a region of the Perca fluviatilis chromosome 8, GENO_Pfluv_1.0, whole genome shotgun sequence genome:
- the LOC120564503 gene encoding transient receptor potential cation channel subfamily M member 1-like isoform X1: MDTKGQSSTFKRPSLKRSISGSQKAQKAWIERTFSKRECIHKFPTKDPNRCACGQLTSQHVAIPAGANSLEEANQLVQIDTPKDKWSVIKHTRTYPTDAFGLIEFQGGGFVNKAMYIRVSYDTKPDNLLHLMVKDWQLELPTLLISVHGGLQNFDLQPKLKQVFGKGLIKAAVTTGAWIFTGGVNTGVIRHVGDALKDHSSKSRGKVCAIGIAPWGILENKEDLIGKDVNKPYQTMANPLSKLAVLNNSHSHFILTDNGTCGKYGSEVKLRRLLEKHISLQKINTRLGQGVPLVCLIVEGGPNVISIALESLRDEPPIPVVVCDGSGRASDIISFAHKFSEDGGQVSDDVREQLLVTIQKTFNYSKSQSQQILLMVMECMKKRELITVFRMGSEGQQDIEMAILTALLKGTNASAADQLSLALAWNRVDIARNHIFVYGHNLPPAGATSLIPAQDKQKSPASASQNKTRGKKGKGKGKAKPEPPEETDPRKLELTRWVNSLEQAMMDALVLDRVDFVKLLLENGVNIHHFLTIPRLEELYNTKLGPANTLNAVVRDVKKGNLPPDYQITLIDIGLVLECFMGGAYRSNYTRKAFRNLYNNLYGLKRPKALKLLGMEDDEPRSKGKKKQKKKKEEEVEIDVDDPEVCRFKFPFHELMLWAVLMKRQKMALFLWQRGEEAMAKALVACKLYKAMAHECSESELVDDISQDLENNSKEFGQLAYELLDQSYKHDEQVAMKLLTYELVNWSNSTCLKLAVAAKQRDFIAHTCSQMLLTDMWMGCLRIGKNPGLKVILGIIFPPFILLLDFRLGDDVPYQAPGGKEQGKEKDDDAKSSKDPNNDTTSRKGDEEEGSTNVRKIPIGKRFFEFYDAPFTKFWFNTICYLGYLMLYNYIILVKMERWPSLQEWTVIAYILTLGSEKVRQILMSEPGKLKQKISVWLEEYWNITDLAAICTFLLGLMLRLQHEPYMGYGRVIYCIDIIFWYIRVLDIFGVNKYLGPYVMMIGKMMIDMMYFVVIMLVVLMSFGVARQAILHPDEEPTWRLARNIFYMPYWMIYGEVFADSIDRKTRVHIYAMEINPPCGEHLYDEDGKKLPPCIPGAWLTPAIMACYLLVANILLVNLLIAVFNNTFFEVKSISNQVWKFQRYQLIMTFHDRPILPPPLIIFSHLYILFNRLFRRCARKRQEGELDEKDRGLKLRLNPEELKSLYEFEEQCVEEYFREKEDEQQSSSDERIKVTSERVENMSMRLEEVNERENTMKASLQTVDLRLAQLEEIHGRMAVALEKLAGVDRLELTRTYSRNSSVCDPSSLLRQSSINSADGYSLYRFHMDMEEFATKQKDTDETTKTGVEGQRSLRKASSICTLNTKEGGQTLDVGGVERSLPSSCVDILISPCEQKSASASSSQDAISNMKQGSTVLLDRLKPSSPPKRTKSLRYYPVEDQPTSPLTKKRAMSTIIISPPDEPEESDEPRKKAQLPPGTSSSPKRTKSLRSIPSEIQRQTSPITKKRAMSSIIYNPAEAGDDVQTADYKTVVEQVTKTPDQWPANLEYQVHASTIGHMPKVSTVRTLTQQFQASTAPTELKNKEDQTLNMSLESEGARPAAEPEADQTKMKAKRNLSDATEYLTVADNKYLPSQRSQSFNASERKAKVVSKEPRASSSERDLVEAGRVAGEDVGKKMEAEKKENDAQEKK, encoded by the exons ATGGACACCAAGGGCCAGAGTAGCACCTTTAAACGGCCCTCCCTCAAACGCTCCATATCTGGCTCGCAGAAG GCACAAAAAGCTTGGATTGAGAGGACCTTTTCTAAAAGAgaatgtattcacaaattccCCACCAAGGACCCAAACAG ATGTGCCTGTGGTCAGCTGACATCGCAGCACGTGGCCATCCCTGCTGGTGCCAACTCACTAGAGGAAGCGAACCAGCTGGTGCAGATTGATACCCCAAAAGATAAATGGAGTGTGATCAAGCACACCAGGACCTACCCAACAGACGCCTTTGGCTTGATCGAGTTCCAGGGTGGAGGATTCGTCAACAAGGCCATG TATATCCGAGTCTCCTATGACACCAAACCTGACAACTTACTGCATTTGATGGTGAAGGATTGGCAGTTGGAGCTGCCCACCTTGCTCATCTCCGTACACGGAGGTCTCCAGAACTTCGACCTCCAACCCAAACTCAAGCAAGTGTTTGGCAAAGGCCTGATCAAAGCTGCCGTCACCACCGGAGCTTGGATCTTCACGGGCGGAGTCAACACCG GGGTGATCCGTCATGTGGGAGACGCCTTAAAGGACCATTCCTCCAAGTCACGAGGGAAGGTGTGCGCTATTGGAATTGCTCCATGGGGAATCCTGGAAAACAAAGAGGATCTCATTGGAAAAGAT gtAAACAAACCCTATCAGACGATGGCAAACCCTCTGAGCAAGCTGGCTGTGCTCAACAACAGCCACTCCCACTTCATCCTGACTGACAACGGCACCTGTGGGAAGTACGGCTCTGAGGTCAAACTCCGCCGGCTGCTGGAGAAGCACATCTCCCTGCAGAAGATCAACACGC GTTTGGGTCAGGGGGTTCCTCTAGTGTGTCTGATAGTGGAGGGAGGCCCCAACGTGATCTCCATTGCACTGGAGAGTCTGAGAGACGAGCCTCCCATCCCCGTGGTGGTGTGTGACGGCAGCGGCAGAGCTTCCGATATCATTTCTTTCGCACACAAGTTCTCAGAGGACGGAGG CCAGGTTAGTGATGATGTCAGAGAGCAACTCTTGGTAACTATTCAGAAGACTTTCAATTATAGCAAAAGCCAGTCGCAGCAGATCCTGCTCATGGTTATGGAGTGCATGAAGAAAAGGGAACTG ATCACAGTTTTTCGAATGGGTTCTGAGGGACAACAAGATATTGAAATGGCCATTCTCACTGCCTTGTTAAAAG GCACGAATGCTTCAGCAGCTGACCAGCTTAGTTTGGCTCTGGCCTGGAACAGAGTGGATATTGCTCGCAATCACATCTTTGTTTATGGACACAATTTACCA CCTGCCGGTGCAACTTCTTTAATCCCGGCCCAGGATAAGCAAAAGAGTCCTGCCAGCGCTTCTCAAAACAAAACCCGGGGTAAGAAGGGAAAGGGGAAGGGAAAGGCTAAGCCTGAACCTCCAGAAGAAACAGACCCAAGGAAGTTGGAGTTGACTCGTTGG GTGAACTCTCTGGAGCAGGCTATGATGGATGCTCTGGTGCTGGACAGAGTCGACTTTGTCAAACTGCTCCTTGAGAATGGGGTCAATATTCACCACTTCCTCACCATTCCCAGACTGGAGGAGTTATACAACACG AAACTTGGCCCTGCCAATACGCTGAATGCCGTGGTTAGGGATGTCAAAAAG GGAAACCTTCCTCCAGATTATCAGATCACTTTGATTGATATTGGTCTGGTGCTGGAGTGCTTCATGGGTGGAGCTTACAGGAGCAATTACACCAGGAAGGCTTTCCGCAACCTCTACAATAATTTGTATGGACTTAAAAGG CCAAAAGCTCTGAAGCTTCTAGGAATGGAG GATGATGAACCAAGGTCAAAAGGcaagaagaaacaaaagaagaagaaagaagaagaggtgGAAATTGATGTGGACGACCCCGAGGTCTGTCGATTCAAGTTCCCCTTCCATGAGCTGATGCTGTGGGCGGTGCTGATGAAGCGCCAGAAGATGGCACTGTTCCTCTGGCAGCGTGGAGAAGAAGCTATGGCGAAAGCCCTGGTGGCCTGTAAACTGTATAAAGCCATGGCCCATGAGTGCTCTGAGAGTGAACTGGTGGATGACATCTCCCAAGACCTGGAGAACAACTCCAA agaGTTTGGCCAGCTGGCCTACGAGCTGTTGGACCAGTCCTACAAGCATGACGAACAGGTGGCCATGAAACTCTTAACATATGAGCTGGTCAACTGGAGTAACTCCACCTGTCTGAAGCTGGCTGTGGCTGCTAAGCAACGTGACTTCATTGCTCACACCTGCAGCCAGATGTTGCTCACCGACATGTGGATGGGCTGCTTAAGGATCGGCAAGAATCCCGGCCTCAAG GTTATTCTGGGAATCATCTTTCCTCCTTTCATTCTACTGTTGGATTTCCGTCTTGGAGATGATGTGCCCTATCAAGCACCTGGAGGCAAAGAACAGGGAAAAGAAAAGGATGATGACGCAAAATCCAGCAAG GATCCTAATAATGATACAACTTCCCGAAagggggatgaagaggagggcaGCACTAATGTCCGAAAAATCCCCATTGGCAAAAGGTTTTTTGAGTTTTATGATGCGCCATTCACCAAATTCTGGTTCAACACT ATTTGCTATCTGGGCTATTTGATGTTGTACAACTACATAATCCTGGTGAAAATGGAGCGATGGCCATCTCTACAAGAGTGGACTGTCATTGCATACATCCTCACACTTGGCTCTGAAAAAGTCAGGCAG ATTCTAATGTCAGAACCAGGGAAGCTGAAACAGAAGATAAGTGTGTGGCTGGAGGAGTACTGGAACATCACAGACCTGGCTGCCATTTGCACCTTCCTTCTTGGGCTAATGCTACGGCTGCAACATGAACCTTACATGGGCTACGGCAGAGTCATCTACTGCATAGACATCATCTTCTGGTACATTCGCGTATTGGACATCTTTGGAGTCAACAAATACCTGGGACCCTATGTGATGATGATAGGGAAGATG ATGATAGATATGATGTACTTTGTAGTCATCATGCTGGTGGTGCTCATGAGCTTCGGGGTGGCTCGGCAAGCCATCCTTCACCCTGATGAGGAGCCAACATGGCGCCTGGCCAGAAACATTTTCTACATGCCCTACTGGATGATATATGGAGAGGTTTTTGCGGACTCGATAGACCGTAAGACTAGAGTTCATA TCTATGCAATGGAAATCAACC CTCCATGTGGTGAACATTTATATGACGAGGATGGGAAGAAACTGCCTCCGTGTATCCCTGGTGCCTGGCTCACACCTGCCATTATGGCCTGCTACCTTCTCGTAGCAAACATTCTTCTGGTCAACTTGCTCATTGCAGTGTTCAA CAACACTTTCTTTGAAGTCAAGTCCATTTCCAACCAGGTGTGGAAGTTTCAGAGATATCAGCTGATCATGACGTTCCACGACCGTCCCATCCTGCCGCCACCTCTTATCATCTTCAGCCACCTCTACATCCTCTTCAACAGGCTGTTTCGGCGGTGTGCCAGGAAGAGACAAGAAGGAGAGCTGGATGAGAAGGACCGCGGACTCA AGCTTAGGCTGAATCCAGAGGAGCTAAAAAGCCTGTATGAGTTTGAAGAACAGTGCGTGGAGGAATATTTCCGTGAGAAAGAGGACGAGCAGCAGTCCTCTAGTGATGAACGCATTAAGGTTACCTCAGAAAG AGTTGAGAATATGTCCATGCGTCTGGAGGAAGTTAACGAGAGGGAGAACACTATGAAGGCCTCCCTGCAGACGGTGGATCTGCGCCTGGCACAGCTGGAGGAGATCCACGGACGAATGGCAGTAGCCCTGGAAAAGCTTGCTGGGGTGGACAGACTGGAGCTGACCAGAACCTATTCACGAAACTCCTCTGTGTGTGACCCCTCCTCCCTACTTCGCCAGAGCAGTATTAACAGCGCTGATGGTTACAGTCTTTACCGCTTCCACATGGACATGGAGGAGTTTGCAACGAAGCAGAAGGACACAGATGAGACAACTAAAACtggtgtagaaggacagaggagTCTGCGGAAAGCCTCCAGTATTTGTACTCTCAACACAAAGGAAGGTGGTCAGACCTTAGATGTTGGGGGTGTGGAGAGATCACTCCCAAGTTCATGTGTGGACATTCTCATATCTCCATGTGAACAAAAGTCTGCATCTGCATCTTCAAGTCAAGACGCTATATCCAACATGAAACAAGGCAGCACAGTGCTTCTAGATAGACTAAAGCCTTCTTCCCCACCAAAAAGGACTAAATCCTTGAGATACTATCCAGTCGAAGACCAACCCACTTCTCCTTTGACAAAGAAGAGGGCTATGAGCACCATCATTATCAGCCCGCCTGATGAACCAGAGGAATCAGATGAACCCAGAAAGAAGGCCCAATTGCCGCCGGGAACCTCCTCTTCCCCAAAAAGGACTAAATCATTGAGATCTATCCCTTCTGAAATCCAAAGGCAGACTTCCCCTATCACAAAGAAGAGAGCTATGAGCAGCATCATCTACAACCCAGCCGAGGCAGGTGATGATGTGCAAACTGCAGACTACAAGACAGTAGTGGAGCAGGTCACTAAAACACCAGATCAGTGGCCAGCAAACTTGGAGTACCAGGTGCACGCCAGCACTATTGGTCACATGCCTAAAGTGTCAACAGTCAGAACTCTCACCCAGCAGTTTCAAGCTAGCACTGCACCTACAGAGCTTAAAAATAAGGAGGATCAGACTTTAAATATGTCTTTAGAAAGTGAGGGAGCTCGGCCAGCAGCAGAACCCGAGGCAGACCAAACAAAGATGAAAGCAAAGAGAAACCTCTCAGACGCTACCGAGTATCTGACTGTAGCCGATAATAAATATTTGCCATCTCAGAGATCACAGAGCTTTAATGCCAGCGAGAGGAAAGCAAAGGTGGTTAGCAAGGAGCCAAGAGCCTCCAGCAGCGAGAGAGACCTTGTTGAAGCCGgcagggtggcaggggaagatGTGGGGAAGAAGATGGAggcagagaagaaagaaaatgatgCACAGGAAAAGAAATGA
- the LOC120564503 gene encoding transient receptor potential cation channel subfamily M member 1-like isoform X2 encodes MDTKGQSSTFKRPSLKRSISGSQKAQKAWIERTFSKRECIHKFPTKDPNRCACGQLTSQHVAIPAGANSLEEANQLVQIDTPKDKWSVIKHTRTYPTDAFGLIEFQGGGFVNKAMYIRVSYDTKPDNLLHLMVKDWQLELPTLLISVHGGLQNFDLQPKLKQVFGKGLIKAAVTTGAWIFTGGVNTGVIRHVGDALKDHSSKSRGKVCAIGIAPWGILENKEDLIGKDVNKPYQTMANPLSKLAVLNNSHSHFILTDNGTCGKYGSEVKLRRLLEKHISLQKINTRLGQGVPLVCLIVEGGPNVISIALESLRDEPPIPVVVCDGSGRASDIISFAHKFSEDGGQVSDDVREQLLVTIQKTFNYSKSQSQQILLMVMECMKKRELITVFRMGSEGQQDIEMAILTALLKGTNASAADQLSLALAWNRVDIARNHIFVYGHNLPPAGATSLIPAQDKQKSPASASQNKTRGKKGKGKGKAKPEPPEETDPRKLELTRWVNSLEQAMMDALVLDRVDFVKLLLENGVNIHHFLTIPRLEELYNTKLGPANTLNAVVRDVKKGNLPPDYQITLIDIGLVLECFMGGAYRSNYTRKAFRNLYNNLYGLKRPKALKLLGMEDDEPRSKGKKKQKKKKEEEVEIDVDDPEVCRFKFPFHELMLWAVLMKRQKMALFLWQRGEEAMAKALVACKLYKAMAHECSESELVDDISQDLENNSKEFGQLAYELLDQSYKHDEQVAMKLLTYELVNWSNSTCLKLAVAAKQRDFIAHTCSQMLLTDMWMGCLRIGKNPGLKVILGIIFPPFILLLDFRLGDDVPYQAPGGKEQGKEKDDDAKSSKDPNNDTTSRKGDEEEGSTNVRKIPIGKRFFEFYDAPFTKFWFNTICYLGYLMLYNYIILVKMERWPSLQEWTVIAYILTLGSEKVRQILMSEPGKLKQKISVWLEEYWNITDLAAICTFLLGLMLRLQHEPYMGYGRVIYCIDIIFWYIRVLDIFGVNKYLGPYVMMIGKMMIDMMYFVVIMLVVLMSFGVARQAILHPDEEPTWRLARNIFYMPYWMIYGEVFADSIDLYAMEINPPCGEHLYDEDGKKLPPCIPGAWLTPAIMACYLLVANILLVNLLIAVFNNTFFEVKSISNQVWKFQRYQLIMTFHDRPILPPPLIIFSHLYILFNRLFRRCARKRQEGELDEKDRGLKLRLNPEELKSLYEFEEQCVEEYFREKEDEQQSSSDERIKVTSERVENMSMRLEEVNERENTMKASLQTVDLRLAQLEEIHGRMAVALEKLAGVDRLELTRTYSRNSSVCDPSSLLRQSSINSADGYSLYRFHMDMEEFATKQKDTDETTKTGVEGQRSLRKASSICTLNTKEGGQTLDVGGVERSLPSSCVDILISPCEQKSASASSSQDAISNMKQGSTVLLDRLKPSSPPKRTKSLRYYPVEDQPTSPLTKKRAMSTIIISPPDEPEESDEPRKKAQLPPGTSSSPKRTKSLRSIPSEIQRQTSPITKKRAMSSIIYNPAEAGDDVQTADYKTVVEQVTKTPDQWPANLEYQVHASTIGHMPKVSTVRTLTQQFQASTAPTELKNKEDQTLNMSLESEGARPAAEPEADQTKMKAKRNLSDATEYLTVADNKYLPSQRSQSFNASERKAKVVSKEPRASSSERDLVEAGRVAGEDVGKKMEAEKKENDAQEKK; translated from the exons ATGGACACCAAGGGCCAGAGTAGCACCTTTAAACGGCCCTCCCTCAAACGCTCCATATCTGGCTCGCAGAAG GCACAAAAAGCTTGGATTGAGAGGACCTTTTCTAAAAGAgaatgtattcacaaattccCCACCAAGGACCCAAACAG ATGTGCCTGTGGTCAGCTGACATCGCAGCACGTGGCCATCCCTGCTGGTGCCAACTCACTAGAGGAAGCGAACCAGCTGGTGCAGATTGATACCCCAAAAGATAAATGGAGTGTGATCAAGCACACCAGGACCTACCCAACAGACGCCTTTGGCTTGATCGAGTTCCAGGGTGGAGGATTCGTCAACAAGGCCATG TATATCCGAGTCTCCTATGACACCAAACCTGACAACTTACTGCATTTGATGGTGAAGGATTGGCAGTTGGAGCTGCCCACCTTGCTCATCTCCGTACACGGAGGTCTCCAGAACTTCGACCTCCAACCCAAACTCAAGCAAGTGTTTGGCAAAGGCCTGATCAAAGCTGCCGTCACCACCGGAGCTTGGATCTTCACGGGCGGAGTCAACACCG GGGTGATCCGTCATGTGGGAGACGCCTTAAAGGACCATTCCTCCAAGTCACGAGGGAAGGTGTGCGCTATTGGAATTGCTCCATGGGGAATCCTGGAAAACAAAGAGGATCTCATTGGAAAAGAT gtAAACAAACCCTATCAGACGATGGCAAACCCTCTGAGCAAGCTGGCTGTGCTCAACAACAGCCACTCCCACTTCATCCTGACTGACAACGGCACCTGTGGGAAGTACGGCTCTGAGGTCAAACTCCGCCGGCTGCTGGAGAAGCACATCTCCCTGCAGAAGATCAACACGC GTTTGGGTCAGGGGGTTCCTCTAGTGTGTCTGATAGTGGAGGGAGGCCCCAACGTGATCTCCATTGCACTGGAGAGTCTGAGAGACGAGCCTCCCATCCCCGTGGTGGTGTGTGACGGCAGCGGCAGAGCTTCCGATATCATTTCTTTCGCACACAAGTTCTCAGAGGACGGAGG CCAGGTTAGTGATGATGTCAGAGAGCAACTCTTGGTAACTATTCAGAAGACTTTCAATTATAGCAAAAGCCAGTCGCAGCAGATCCTGCTCATGGTTATGGAGTGCATGAAGAAAAGGGAACTG ATCACAGTTTTTCGAATGGGTTCTGAGGGACAACAAGATATTGAAATGGCCATTCTCACTGCCTTGTTAAAAG GCACGAATGCTTCAGCAGCTGACCAGCTTAGTTTGGCTCTGGCCTGGAACAGAGTGGATATTGCTCGCAATCACATCTTTGTTTATGGACACAATTTACCA CCTGCCGGTGCAACTTCTTTAATCCCGGCCCAGGATAAGCAAAAGAGTCCTGCCAGCGCTTCTCAAAACAAAACCCGGGGTAAGAAGGGAAAGGGGAAGGGAAAGGCTAAGCCTGAACCTCCAGAAGAAACAGACCCAAGGAAGTTGGAGTTGACTCGTTGG GTGAACTCTCTGGAGCAGGCTATGATGGATGCTCTGGTGCTGGACAGAGTCGACTTTGTCAAACTGCTCCTTGAGAATGGGGTCAATATTCACCACTTCCTCACCATTCCCAGACTGGAGGAGTTATACAACACG AAACTTGGCCCTGCCAATACGCTGAATGCCGTGGTTAGGGATGTCAAAAAG GGAAACCTTCCTCCAGATTATCAGATCACTTTGATTGATATTGGTCTGGTGCTGGAGTGCTTCATGGGTGGAGCTTACAGGAGCAATTACACCAGGAAGGCTTTCCGCAACCTCTACAATAATTTGTATGGACTTAAAAGG CCAAAAGCTCTGAAGCTTCTAGGAATGGAG GATGATGAACCAAGGTCAAAAGGcaagaagaaacaaaagaagaagaaagaagaagaggtgGAAATTGATGTGGACGACCCCGAGGTCTGTCGATTCAAGTTCCCCTTCCATGAGCTGATGCTGTGGGCGGTGCTGATGAAGCGCCAGAAGATGGCACTGTTCCTCTGGCAGCGTGGAGAAGAAGCTATGGCGAAAGCCCTGGTGGCCTGTAAACTGTATAAAGCCATGGCCCATGAGTGCTCTGAGAGTGAACTGGTGGATGACATCTCCCAAGACCTGGAGAACAACTCCAA agaGTTTGGCCAGCTGGCCTACGAGCTGTTGGACCAGTCCTACAAGCATGACGAACAGGTGGCCATGAAACTCTTAACATATGAGCTGGTCAACTGGAGTAACTCCACCTGTCTGAAGCTGGCTGTGGCTGCTAAGCAACGTGACTTCATTGCTCACACCTGCAGCCAGATGTTGCTCACCGACATGTGGATGGGCTGCTTAAGGATCGGCAAGAATCCCGGCCTCAAG GTTATTCTGGGAATCATCTTTCCTCCTTTCATTCTACTGTTGGATTTCCGTCTTGGAGATGATGTGCCCTATCAAGCACCTGGAGGCAAAGAACAGGGAAAAGAAAAGGATGATGACGCAAAATCCAGCAAG GATCCTAATAATGATACAACTTCCCGAAagggggatgaagaggagggcaGCACTAATGTCCGAAAAATCCCCATTGGCAAAAGGTTTTTTGAGTTTTATGATGCGCCATTCACCAAATTCTGGTTCAACACT ATTTGCTATCTGGGCTATTTGATGTTGTACAACTACATAATCCTGGTGAAAATGGAGCGATGGCCATCTCTACAAGAGTGGACTGTCATTGCATACATCCTCACACTTGGCTCTGAAAAAGTCAGGCAG ATTCTAATGTCAGAACCAGGGAAGCTGAAACAGAAGATAAGTGTGTGGCTGGAGGAGTACTGGAACATCACAGACCTGGCTGCCATTTGCACCTTCCTTCTTGGGCTAATGCTACGGCTGCAACATGAACCTTACATGGGCTACGGCAGAGTCATCTACTGCATAGACATCATCTTCTGGTACATTCGCGTATTGGACATCTTTGGAGTCAACAAATACCTGGGACCCTATGTGATGATGATAGGGAAGATG ATGATAGATATGATGTACTTTGTAGTCATCATGCTGGTGGTGCTCATGAGCTTCGGGGTGGCTCGGCAAGCCATCCTTCACCCTGATGAGGAGCCAACATGGCGCCTGGCCAGAAACATTTTCTACATGCCCTACTGGATGATATATGGAGAGGTTTTTGCGGACTCGATAGACC TCTATGCAATGGAAATCAACC CTCCATGTGGTGAACATTTATATGACGAGGATGGGAAGAAACTGCCTCCGTGTATCCCTGGTGCCTGGCTCACACCTGCCATTATGGCCTGCTACCTTCTCGTAGCAAACATTCTTCTGGTCAACTTGCTCATTGCAGTGTTCAA CAACACTTTCTTTGAAGTCAAGTCCATTTCCAACCAGGTGTGGAAGTTTCAGAGATATCAGCTGATCATGACGTTCCACGACCGTCCCATCCTGCCGCCACCTCTTATCATCTTCAGCCACCTCTACATCCTCTTCAACAGGCTGTTTCGGCGGTGTGCCAGGAAGAGACAAGAAGGAGAGCTGGATGAGAAGGACCGCGGACTCA AGCTTAGGCTGAATCCAGAGGAGCTAAAAAGCCTGTATGAGTTTGAAGAACAGTGCGTGGAGGAATATTTCCGTGAGAAAGAGGACGAGCAGCAGTCCTCTAGTGATGAACGCATTAAGGTTACCTCAGAAAG AGTTGAGAATATGTCCATGCGTCTGGAGGAAGTTAACGAGAGGGAGAACACTATGAAGGCCTCCCTGCAGACGGTGGATCTGCGCCTGGCACAGCTGGAGGAGATCCACGGACGAATGGCAGTAGCCCTGGAAAAGCTTGCTGGGGTGGACAGACTGGAGCTGACCAGAACCTATTCACGAAACTCCTCTGTGTGTGACCCCTCCTCCCTACTTCGCCAGAGCAGTATTAACAGCGCTGATGGTTACAGTCTTTACCGCTTCCACATGGACATGGAGGAGTTTGCAACGAAGCAGAAGGACACAGATGAGACAACTAAAACtggtgtagaaggacagaggagTCTGCGGAAAGCCTCCAGTATTTGTACTCTCAACACAAAGGAAGGTGGTCAGACCTTAGATGTTGGGGGTGTGGAGAGATCACTCCCAAGTTCATGTGTGGACATTCTCATATCTCCATGTGAACAAAAGTCTGCATCTGCATCTTCAAGTCAAGACGCTATATCCAACATGAAACAAGGCAGCACAGTGCTTCTAGATAGACTAAAGCCTTCTTCCCCACCAAAAAGGACTAAATCCTTGAGATACTATCCAGTCGAAGACCAACCCACTTCTCCTTTGACAAAGAAGAGGGCTATGAGCACCATCATTATCAGCCCGCCTGATGAACCAGAGGAATCAGATGAACCCAGAAAGAAGGCCCAATTGCCGCCGGGAACCTCCTCTTCCCCAAAAAGGACTAAATCATTGAGATCTATCCCTTCTGAAATCCAAAGGCAGACTTCCCCTATCACAAAGAAGAGAGCTATGAGCAGCATCATCTACAACCCAGCCGAGGCAGGTGATGATGTGCAAACTGCAGACTACAAGACAGTAGTGGAGCAGGTCACTAAAACACCAGATCAGTGGCCAGCAAACTTGGAGTACCAGGTGCACGCCAGCACTATTGGTCACATGCCTAAAGTGTCAACAGTCAGAACTCTCACCCAGCAGTTTCAAGCTAGCACTGCACCTACAGAGCTTAAAAATAAGGAGGATCAGACTTTAAATATGTCTTTAGAAAGTGAGGGAGCTCGGCCAGCAGCAGAACCCGAGGCAGACCAAACAAAGATGAAAGCAAAGAGAAACCTCTCAGACGCTACCGAGTATCTGACTGTAGCCGATAATAAATATTTGCCATCTCAGAGATCACAGAGCTTTAATGCCAGCGAGAGGAAAGCAAAGGTGGTTAGCAAGGAGCCAAGAGCCTCCAGCAGCGAGAGAGACCTTGTTGAAGCCGgcagggtggcaggggaagatGTGGGGAAGAAGATGGAggcagagaagaaagaaaatgatgCACAGGAAAAGAAATGA